In Myxococcota bacterium, a single window of DNA contains:
- a CDS encoding phytanoyl-CoA dioxygenase family protein — MSDFYGVLPQTELGSELDRHLEELSVLGFTVIEDVIPEPDLVDLRTRLDAIYVQQQEEVEPEFTLPDVQEENQVRAPLCYDDRFVDMARHERILQVIQASLGRYFLIQLQIGIINAPDTENRQSVWHRDLLYQDYTSSKPLSVSAMICLDDFNEETGGTKIVPHSHRLERMPSWEFIEKTAVTPNAKAGSVTIMDSMAIHMAGFNSSGAIRRGLNTIYCCGLFKQQVSLPTQLAGKYADDPQLNVLLGYDAQPSESVYAWRKRRHDRSRKSGG, encoded by the coding sequence ATGAGCGACTTCTACGGCGTACTTCCGCAAACCGAACTCGGCTCCGAACTCGATCGGCACCTCGAGGAGCTCTCGGTCCTCGGCTTCACCGTCATCGAGGACGTGATCCCCGAGCCCGACTTGGTCGACCTCCGTACCCGCCTGGACGCCATCTACGTCCAGCAGCAGGAGGAGGTGGAGCCCGAGTTCACCCTGCCCGACGTTCAGGAAGAGAACCAGGTGCGCGCGCCCCTCTGCTACGACGATCGGTTCGTCGACATGGCGCGGCACGAGCGGATTCTCCAGGTGATCCAGGCGAGCCTGGGTCGCTACTTCCTGATCCAGCTCCAGATCGGGATCATCAACGCGCCGGACACCGAGAACCGTCAGTCCGTGTGGCACCGCGATCTGCTCTACCAGGACTATACGAGCTCGAAGCCCCTGTCCGTCAGCGCGATGATCTGCCTCGACGACTTCAACGAGGAGACCGGGGGCACCAAGATCGTGCCCCATTCGCACCGGCTCGAGCGCATGCCGTCCTGGGAGTTCATCGAGAAGACCGCCGTCACGCCGAACGCCAAGGCGGGCTCGGTGACGATCATGGACTCGATGGCGATCCACATGGCGGGCTTCAACAGCTCCGGCGCCATTCGCCGGGGCCTCAACACCATCTACTGCTGCGGTCTGTTCAAGCAGCAGGTGAGCCTCCCCACTCAGCTTGCGGGCAAGTACGCGGACGATCCCCAGCTGAACGTTCTGCTCGGCTACGACGCCCAGCCCTCGGAGAGCGTGTACGCCTGGCGGAAGCGCCGTCACGATCGCTCCCGCAAGTCGGGGGGCTGA
- a CDS encoding GGDEF domain-containing protein, with product MEPSPTSHPVIDPVADPSANRAVTMMRRARIPLWIAMAMVGVVVIVIPGLLGVPTLSVIGVMILAALAANLQAASAGPVLFGQIAHVVYFAALAAVAYAIFGLSLPPVISVYFPAIVLLGAAQLLGARAALFWAIPSVALVAAAVFYAPAEPREVEPAITFAVRTATLLTILSFAVSFRRSQDRQSAELERRATTDALTGLANRGKLARDLDDALQRSQRFERRGAVVFLDLDGLKFINDTQGHAVGDELLRATADTIGRFTRSVDTAARLGGDEFVVLLSEYEDPRGAEVFARKLLANLCVPIEVAGQTLTPKASVGIAPFPLPGAASHDLLRLADDAMYMAKRAGGNRIFVNDARGAREVTEAAD from the coding sequence GTGGAGCCCTCGCCGACCTCCCACCCGGTCATCGATCCGGTCGCGGACCCGTCCGCGAACCGTGCCGTCACCATGATGCGTCGCGCCCGCATTCCGCTGTGGATCGCGATGGCGATGGTCGGCGTGGTGGTGATCGTGATCCCCGGGCTGCTCGGCGTTCCGACGCTCTCGGTGATCGGCGTCATGATCCTCGCCGCCCTCGCGGCGAATCTCCAGGCCGCCTCCGCAGGTCCCGTCTTGTTCGGTCAGATCGCCCACGTCGTCTACTTCGCCGCATTGGCCGCGGTGGCCTACGCGATCTTCGGGCTCTCGCTGCCGCCGGTGATCAGCGTGTACTTCCCGGCCATCGTGCTGCTCGGGGCAGCTCAGCTGCTCGGGGCGCGCGCGGCCCTGTTCTGGGCGATTCCCAGCGTGGCGCTCGTCGCCGCCGCCGTCTTCTACGCGCCCGCTGAACCCCGCGAGGTCGAGCCCGCCATCACCTTCGCGGTGCGCACGGCCACGCTGCTCACGATCCTCTCCTTCGCCGTCTCGTTCCGGCGGTCCCAGGATCGCCAGTCGGCCGAGCTGGAGCGGCGCGCCACAACGGACGCCCTGACCGGGCTCGCGAACCGCGGAAAGCTGGCGCGCGACCTCGACGACGCCCTCCAGCGTTCGCAGCGCTTCGAGCGCCGGGGCGCGGTCGTCTTCCTGGACCTCGACGGTCTCAAGTTCATCAACGACACGCAGGGCCACGCCGTCGGCGACGAGCTGCTCCGGGCGACCGCCGACACGATCGGTCGCTTCACCCGGAGCGTGGACACCGCCGCGCGCCTCGGCGGCGACGAGTTCGTCGTGCTGCTCTCCGAGTATGAGGACCCGCGGGGAGCCGAGGTCTTCGCCCGGAAGCTCCTGGCGAACCTCTGCGTTCCGATCGAAGTGGCGGGTCAGACGCTGACGCCGAAGGCCAGCGTCGGCATCGCCCCCTTCCCGCTCCCCGGGGCGGCCTCCCACGACCTGCTGCGGCTCGCGGACGACGCCATGTACATGGCGAAGCGCGCCGGCGGCAACCGGATCTTCGTGAACGACGCGCGCGGTGCGCGCGAGGTGACCGAAGCCGCCGACTGA
- a CDS encoding methyltransferase domain-containing protein, whose amino-acid sequence MSDGQETVDYPEYTLSEDLWHEERSPWHTHRAAIICDTARRHPFEGGFADVGGGSGYLALMLGRAFADRDCFLVEPGYEACLRARERGVELVYSTAYRDFSFDEKKIGGVGLFDVIEHVEDDAGFLRDLAQQAGPGTRFYITVPAYGWLWSDVDDYSQHHRRYDRGMIQRLADRTGLQVRLNAYFHSYLPPFTFLLRCLPYRLGLTRTPDEILESATQQLEPSGLGAWIFERGGAWERARFGDRGMRFGASCIAVLDR is encoded by the coding sequence GTGAGTGACGGTCAGGAGACCGTCGACTATCCCGAGTACACGCTGTCCGAGGATCTCTGGCACGAGGAGCGCAGCCCGTGGCACACCCATCGGGCCGCGATCATCTGTGATACGGCGCGGCGCCATCCCTTCGAGGGCGGCTTCGCCGACGTCGGCGGGGGCAGCGGCTACCTCGCCCTGATGTTGGGCCGCGCATTCGCCGACCGGGACTGCTTCCTCGTGGAGCCCGGCTACGAGGCCTGCCTTCGGGCCCGCGAGCGCGGAGTGGAGCTTGTCTACAGCACCGCCTACCGCGACTTCTCCTTCGACGAGAAGAAGATCGGCGGCGTCGGACTCTTCGACGTGATCGAGCACGTCGAGGACGACGCGGGCTTCTTGCGCGATCTGGCGCAACAGGCCGGTCCGGGGACGCGCTTCTACATCACGGTGCCGGCCTACGGCTGGCTGTGGTCCGACGTCGACGACTACAGCCAGCACCACCGGCGCTACGACCGCGGGATGATCCAACGCCTCGCCGACCGGACCGGGCTCCAGGTGCGACTCAACGCGTACTTCCACTCGTACCTGCCGCCCTTCACCTTCCTGCTGCGCTGCCTCCCCTACCGGTTGGGACTCACCCGGACGCCCGACGAGATCCTCGAGAGCGCGACCCAGCAGCTCGAGCCGAGCGGCCTCGGCGCCTGGATCTTCGAGCGGGGCGGGGCGTGGGAGCGGGCCCGGTTCGGAGACCGGGGGATGCGCTTCGGCGCGAGCTGCATCGCCGTCCTCGATCGCTAG
- the rffA gene encoding dTDP-4-amino-4,6-dideoxygalactose transaminase: protein MTTTYEVPFNQPTFDGNELAYIMRAVEKAHTSGMGPFTQQCEALLEEALGVPRVLLTPSCTHALEMSALLLGLDPGDEVVVPSFTFVSTATAFAREGARPVFCDIRPDTFNLDEVALERLITPNTKAIVPVHYAGVGCEMNRILELANAHDIAVVEDNAHGLFGRYHGRYLGTIGTFGTQSFHETKNFSCGEGGALIVNDERFVDRAEIIRDRGTNRSQFLRGDVGKYTWVDTGSSYLLSDILAGVLLAQLERRDVIQEHRKRIWQTYHASLEGWAKSTDVQLPIVPLDHEPSYHNFALLLPTRERRDALIEHLKGRGVHAVFHYIPLHLSPAGQSWGGAPGQCPVAEDVSERLVRLPFFAHLDDRQSTVIDAVLDF, encoded by the coding sequence ATGACCACGACGTACGAAGTTCCGTTCAACCAACCCACCTTCGACGGAAACGAGCTCGCCTACATCATGCGAGCCGTCGAGAAGGCGCACACGTCGGGGATGGGGCCGTTCACGCAGCAATGCGAGGCACTCCTCGAGGAGGCGCTCGGCGTGCCGCGGGTGCTCTTGACGCCCTCGTGCACCCACGCGCTCGAGATGTCCGCGCTGCTGCTCGGGCTCGACCCCGGAGACGAGGTCGTGGTGCCGTCCTTCACGTTCGTCTCGACGGCGACTGCGTTCGCCCGCGAGGGAGCGCGACCCGTCTTCTGTGACATCCGCCCGGACACGTTCAACCTCGACGAGGTGGCGCTCGAACGCCTGATCACGCCGAACACGAAGGCGATCGTCCCGGTCCACTACGCCGGCGTGGGCTGCGAGATGAACCGGATCCTCGAGCTCGCGAACGCCCATGACATCGCGGTGGTCGAAGACAACGCGCATGGCCTGTTCGGTCGCTACCACGGTCGCTACCTGGGAACGATCGGGACCTTCGGCACCCAGAGCTTCCACGAGACCAAGAACTTCTCGTGTGGCGAAGGCGGCGCGCTGATCGTGAACGACGAGCGCTTCGTGGACCGCGCCGAGATCATCCGCGATCGCGGCACCAACCGGAGCCAGTTCCTGCGCGGCGACGTCGGCAAGTACACCTGGGTCGACACCGGCTCGAGCTATCTGCTCTCGGACATCCTCGCGGGTGTGCTGCTCGCTCAGCTGGAGCGCCGCGACGTGATCCAGGAGCACCGCAAGCGGATCTGGCAGACCTATCACGCGAGCCTCGAGGGGTGGGCGAAGAGCACCGACGTGCAGCTCCCGATCGTGCCGCTGGACCACGAGCCCTCGTATCACAACTTCGCGCTGCTCTTGCCCACGCGAGAACGCCGTGACGCGTTGATCGAGCATCTGAAGGGCCGCGGCGTTCACGCGGTCTTCCACTACATCCCGCTGCACCTGTCGCCGGCCGGGCAATCGTGGGGCGGCGCGCCCGGCCAGTGCCCGGTGGCCGAAGACGTCAGCGAGCGCCTGGTCCGCCTGCCGTTCTTCGCGCACCTGGACGATCGACAGTCGACCGTGATCGACGCCGTGCTCGACTTCTAG
- a CDS encoding haloalkane dehalogenase — translation MKTLRTPDARFENLPGYAFAPHYTEVDDGDGGTLRIHHVDEGPADGPLVLCMHGQPTWSYLYRLMIPRLIDAGLRVVAPDLVGFGRSDKPAAREDYSYQRQVDWMTRWLVQNDLRDTTFVGQDWGGLIGLRMVAENPERFARVVIANTGIPVPQNVTEERVAAVERFRREAPTPSLPEVMAAIGKGNPEAPEAAFAYWQKWCWDTEDIPVSAPIVGSLDGRQATPEEIAAYEAPFPDPSYKMGPRAMPTQVPTLPNDPSVPANQRAWEVFSKWEKPFLCCFSDNDPVSQGGEQPFLSRVPTAKNQPIQGGGHFLQEGRADEFAQRIIDFVAAS, via the coding sequence ATGAAGACCCTTCGGACCCCCGACGCCCGCTTCGAGAACCTGCCCGGCTACGCCTTCGCTCCGCACTACACCGAGGTCGACGACGGCGACGGCGGCACGCTCCGCATCCATCACGTCGACGAGGGCCCCGCGGACGGTCCGCTGGTGCTGTGCATGCACGGCCAGCCGACCTGGAGCTACCTCTATCGGCTGATGATTCCGCGGCTGATCGACGCGGGACTTCGGGTCGTGGCGCCGGACCTCGTCGGCTTCGGCCGGTCGGACAAGCCGGCAGCGCGCGAGGACTACAGCTACCAGCGCCAGGTCGACTGGATGACGCGTTGGCTCGTGCAGAACGATCTGCGCGATACGACCTTCGTCGGCCAGGACTGGGGCGGACTGATCGGGCTGCGCATGGTGGCCGAGAACCCGGAGCGCTTTGCGCGCGTCGTCATCGCGAACACCGGGATCCCGGTGCCCCAGAACGTGACCGAAGAACGCGTCGCCGCCGTCGAACGGTTCCGGCGCGAGGCGCCGACCCCGAGCCTCCCCGAAGTGATGGCGGCCATCGGCAAGGGCAACCCGGAGGCGCCGGAGGCCGCCTTTGCCTATTGGCAGAAATGGTGCTGGGACACCGAGGACATCCCGGTGTCCGCGCCGATCGTCGGGTCGCTCGACGGTCGCCAGGCCACGCCCGAGGAAATCGCCGCCTACGAAGCGCCGTTCCCGGATCCGTCGTACAAGATGGGCCCGCGGGCGATGCCGACCCAGGTCCCGACCCTGCCGAACGATCCCTCGGTACCGGCGAACCAGCGTGCCTGGGAGGTCTTCTCGAAGTGGGAGAAGCCGTTCCTGTGCTGCTTCTCCGACAACGATCCGGTCTCGCAGGGCGGCGAGCAGCCCTTCCTGTCACGGGTCCCGACGGCGAAGAACCAGCCGATCCAGGGGGGCGGTCACTTCCTGCAGGAAGGCCGCGCCGACGAGTTCGCCCAGCGCATCATCGACTTCGTCGCCGCCTCCTGA
- a CDS encoding WbqC family protein → MKVVVLQSNYVPWKGYFDLIHDADLFVHYDEVKYTKNDWRNRNAILTKSGRQWLTIPIAKSAVQQKISEVRIEDARWQERHFRSLYYGYKSAAHFAQLEPLLHEFYHEREWDRLIDVDRHILGRVSDMLGIATRFVDSADYALEGKREGRLLGLLKQLGATEYISGPAARDYLTPVEPDFAAAGIQITYKDYAGYPTYRQMNPEFDHAVSILDMIANVALDEIGERIWGWRDAR, encoded by the coding sequence ATGAAGGTCGTCGTCCTCCAGTCGAACTATGTGCCCTGGAAGGGGTACTTCGATCTCATCCACGATGCGGACCTCTTCGTCCACTACGACGAGGTCAAGTACACGAAGAACGACTGGCGGAATCGCAACGCCATCCTCACCAAGTCGGGACGTCAGTGGCTCACGATCCCGATCGCGAAGTCGGCCGTCCAGCAGAAGATCAGCGAGGTGCGGATCGAGGACGCGCGCTGGCAGGAGCGCCACTTCCGCTCGCTCTACTACGGGTACAAGAGCGCGGCGCACTTCGCGCAGCTCGAGCCGCTGCTTCACGAGTTCTATCACGAGCGGGAGTGGGATCGGCTGATCGACGTGGACCGGCACATTCTGGGGCGGGTCAGCGACATGCTGGGGATCGCGACGCGCTTCGTCGATTCGGCCGACTACGCGCTGGAGGGGAAGCGCGAAGGGCGGCTCCTCGGGCTCCTGAAGCAGCTCGGCGCGACCGAGTACATCTCCGGGCCCGCGGCGCGCGACTACCTGACGCCCGTCGAGCCCGACTTCGCGGCGGCGGGGATCCAGATCACCTACAAGGACTACGCGGGCTATCCGACCTACCGCCAGATGAACCCCGAGTTCGACCACGCGGTTTCGATCCTCGACATGATCGCGAACGTCGCGCTGGACGAGATCGGCGAGCGGATCTGGGGCTGGAGGGACGCGCGCTGA
- a CDS encoding glycosyltransferase family 2 protein yields MKDSSATYSFVVPIYNDGRLAERFCVEFERVFREYLACEAIEGQVELIFVNDGSVDDSIELLRKLAGNFPFVRVIDLSRNFGQHLALSCGYKHASGDYVGMLNVDQQDPPSQIPKLLDLIRSGDADVVYGLRIQRNDPAINRWTSRLFTQVLNKLTGYDTPLNISTLRVMSRRFVDAYDQLTEKSRYLPGLEMWMGFKKDYTPITHQEREEGTSSYTFRRRLLFALSAIVSFSDLPLKFAVVTGTLVAAVGFLLTAFLILQKLFFLEIQPGYTTTVSLIVFLGGVQILFIGLASLYIGRVLREVQNRPAWIVRDTYNFGSVRESR; encoded by the coding sequence GTGAAGGACTCCTCTGCCACCTATTCGTTCGTGGTCCCGATCTACAACGACGGGCGCTTGGCGGAACGCTTCTGCGTCGAGTTCGAGCGGGTGTTCCGGGAGTACCTGGCCTGCGAGGCGATCGAGGGCCAGGTCGAGCTGATCTTCGTGAACGACGGCAGCGTCGACGATTCGATCGAGCTGCTGCGCAAGCTGGCGGGCAACTTCCCGTTCGTGCGGGTGATCGATCTGAGTCGCAACTTCGGCCAGCACCTGGCGCTCTCGTGCGGGTACAAGCACGCGTCCGGGGACTATGTCGGGATGCTGAACGTCGATCAGCAGGATCCTCCGAGCCAGATCCCGAAGCTTCTCGACCTGATTCGCAGCGGCGACGCCGACGTCGTCTACGGCCTGCGCATCCAACGGAACGATCCCGCGATCAACCGCTGGACCTCGCGACTCTTCACCCAGGTGCTCAACAAGCTCACCGGGTACGACACTCCGCTCAATATCTCGACGCTGCGCGTGATGTCGCGTCGGTTCGTCGACGCCTACGACCAGCTCACCGAGAAGAGCCGCTACCTGCCCGGGCTCGAGATGTGGATGGGCTTCAAGAAGGACTACACGCCGATCACCCATCAGGAGCGCGAGGAGGGGACGTCGAGCTACACGTTCCGGCGCCGGCTGCTCTTCGCGTTGTCGGCGATCGTGTCCTTCTCGGATCTGCCGCTGAAGTTCGCCGTCGTGACGGGGACGCTGGTGGCGGCGGTCGGCTTCCTGTTGACGGCCTTCCTGATCCTCCAGAAGCTCTTCTTCCTGGAGATTCAGCCGGGCTATACGACGACGGTCTCCCTGATCGTCTTCCTCGGCGGCGTCCAGATCCTGTTCATCGGGCTGGCGAGCCTCTACATCGGACGCGTCCTGCGGGAGGTCCAGAACCGCCCGGCCTGGATCGTCCGCGATACCTACAACTTCGGATCAGTTCGGGAGAGTCGATGA
- a CDS encoding phytanoyl-CoA dioxygenase family protein produces the protein MKSREQFLEEVDANGYCVVEDVLSKREVEALRSALENAIEKEVEYHHGREDYVDYAMVMLCSLYGGPFIEVFDNPGLIEPLEWVLGEGCIVYAYTSSSMPPGGTNFSNRIHVDCPRIIPGYETNMGAMVLLDDFTEGNGGSWLLAGSHRSVEPPAQDDFYARAERLIAPAGSVNFLHPRLWHAGGDNQTDRWRHSVTMNMCRPWMKQRIDIPRAMSHMDLSGYSEQARQKLGFLAQVPASYDEYYLPPDQRKFRQPVE, from the coding sequence ATGAAGAGCCGCGAGCAGTTCCTCGAAGAGGTCGACGCCAACGGCTACTGCGTGGTCGAGGACGTGTTGTCGAAACGCGAAGTCGAGGCGCTGCGATCGGCCCTCGAGAACGCGATCGAGAAGGAGGTCGAGTACCACCACGGCCGCGAGGACTACGTCGACTACGCGATGGTGATGCTCTGCTCGCTCTATGGCGGGCCCTTCATCGAGGTCTTCGACAACCCGGGACTGATCGAGCCCCTCGAGTGGGTGCTCGGCGAGGGCTGCATCGTCTACGCCTACACGTCGTCCTCGATGCCGCCGGGCGGCACGAACTTCTCGAACCGGATCCACGTCGACTGCCCGCGGATCATCCCGGGCTACGAGACCAACATGGGCGCGATGGTGCTGCTCGACGACTTCACCGAAGGCAACGGCGGCTCCTGGCTGCTGGCGGGTTCCCACCGCAGCGTCGAGCCGCCGGCGCAAGACGACTTCTACGCGCGCGCCGAACGGCTCATCGCCCCCGCCGGCTCGGTGAACTTCCTCCACCCGCGGCTCTGGCATGCGGGGGGCGACAACCAGACCGACCGCTGGCGTCACTCGGTCACGATGAACATGTGTCGGCCCTGGATGAAGCAGCGCATCGACATCCCGCGGGCGATGAGCCACATGGACCTGTCGGGCTACTCCGAGCAGGCGCGCCAGAAGCTCGGCTTCCTGGCTCAGGTGCCCGCGTCCTACGACGAGTACTACCTGCCGCCCGACCAGCGGAAGTTCCGACAGCCGGTCGAGTAG
- a CDS encoding DUF1702 family protein, which translates to MKSLRSWVLGLDPRDVRARVSVEGCDSSRIARFEAVSGQFLAGYEAALEAKDLAVLANRLERMDASLRPFAYQGVGMALAADDTLAPWRRRTQLDRFLAGPGHRYEVPLLFGAGAAWGKAGHLARSNFLPPVSEVSSSAARIQAVLRGLAYDGWGSQEGLFHADRTIDAARRPRGVPAEAAGLFDSGVGRSLWMQRGASSEAIARTIEGFAAERASDLWAGVGYACAMVGGATAAQVDELVARCGVWRPSLAQGVALANRVQLRSGGAGASVAIAVTRVCGLSAAETDRFFEDALLSAVVEPASGLDAWRTRLRLRFDEAFGARRAKRRTRVPSAY; encoded by the coding sequence GTGAAGAGTCTTCGATCTTGGGTATTGGGTCTCGACCCGCGCGACGTGCGCGCGCGGGTCTCGGTGGAGGGTTGCGACAGCAGCCGGATCGCACGCTTCGAAGCGGTCTCGGGCCAGTTCCTCGCGGGCTACGAAGCTGCACTCGAGGCGAAGGATCTCGCCGTACTGGCGAACCGCCTGGAACGGATGGACGCCTCGCTGCGCCCCTTCGCCTACCAGGGGGTGGGGATGGCGCTCGCCGCGGACGACACGCTCGCTCCGTGGCGCCGCCGCACCCAGCTCGATCGCTTCCTCGCTGGACCGGGGCATCGGTACGAGGTTCCGCTCCTGTTCGGCGCGGGCGCGGCCTGGGGCAAGGCCGGCCACCTCGCGCGCAGCAACTTCCTCCCGCCGGTCTCCGAGGTTTCTTCCTCGGCGGCGCGGATCCAAGCGGTCCTGCGCGGCCTCGCCTACGACGGCTGGGGTTCGCAGGAAGGGCTGTTCCACGCCGACCGCACCATCGATGCGGCACGGCGCCCTCGCGGCGTTCCCGCGGAAGCGGCGGGCCTCTTCGACAGCGGGGTGGGGCGCAGCCTGTGGATGCAACGGGGCGCGTCGTCCGAGGCGATCGCCCGGACGATCGAGGGCTTCGCCGCCGAACGCGCCTCGGATCTGTGGGCGGGTGTCGGCTACGCCTGTGCGATGGTGGGCGGAGCCACCGCAGCGCAGGTCGACGAGCTCGTCGCGCGCTGTGGCGTATGGCGCCCGTCGCTGGCCCAGGGCGTCGCCCTCGCGAACCGCGTGCAGCTGCGCTCGGGTGGCGCCGGAGCGTCGGTCGCCATCGCGGTGACCCGCGTCTGCGGACTGTCGGCAGCGGAAACCGATCGCTTCTTCGAGGATGCGCTGCTGAGCGCGGTGGTCGAACCCGCGTCGGGCCTCGACGCCTGGCGAACGCGTCTGCGCCTGCGCTTCGACGAGGCCTTCGGCGCGCGCCGGGCGAAGCGCCGCACCCGGGTTCCCTCCGCCTACTGA
- a CDS encoding class I SAM-dependent methyltransferase, with translation MSDSAKYKQVIEANIALHSRAAADYSTCEPHFRPENVAKVDAILARIFEETGAKRMLDLGCGTGFMIGIGKKYAKEIHGVDVTQAMLDEVDLSGDASITLHNHDAGTYPVEPGSFDVVTTYSFLHHLYDVQPTFETAYNALRPGGKYYADLDPNYYFWEAIDGLDRDGPYDPIIKREIEAVSHKDEDIQETLGVDKDTFDQAEYGKNVLGGFKEEELREKLRKAGFSSVDIFYYWYIGQGALINDESRDAGDRVRHAEVMETVLQQVQPLSRVLYKYIGFVATR, from the coding sequence ATGAGCGACAGCGCCAAGTACAAGCAGGTCATCGAGGCGAACATCGCGCTGCACAGCCGCGCGGCGGCCGACTACAGCACCTGCGAGCCCCACTTTCGCCCTGAGAACGTCGCCAAGGTCGACGCCATCCTGGCGCGGATCTTCGAAGAGACGGGCGCCAAGCGCATGCTGGATCTGGGGTGCGGCACGGGCTTCATGATCGGGATCGGCAAGAAGTACGCGAAGGAGATCCACGGCGTCGACGTCACCCAGGCGATGCTCGACGAAGTCGATCTCTCCGGGGATGCGTCGATCACACTTCACAACCACGACGCCGGCACATACCCGGTGGAGCCGGGCAGTTTCGACGTGGTCACGACCTACTCGTTCCTGCACCACCTCTACGACGTTCAGCCGACCTTCGAGACGGCGTACAACGCGCTCCGCCCCGGCGGCAAGTACTACGCCGACCTCGATCCGAACTACTACTTCTGGGAGGCGATCGACGGGCTCGACCGCGACGGCCCCTACGATCCGATCATCAAGCGCGAGATCGAGGCGGTGTCCCACAAAGACGAGGACATCCAGGAGACGCTGGGAGTCGACAAGGACACCTTCGACCAGGCCGAGTACGGAAAGAACGTACTGGGCGGCTTCAAGGAAGAGGAGCTGCGCGAGAAGCTGCGCAAGGCCGGCTTCTCGAGCGTCGACATCTTCTACTACTGGTACATCGGGCAGGGCGCGCTCATCAACGACGAGAGCCGCGATGCCGGAGACCGGGTGCGCCATGCCGAGGTGATGGAGACCGTCCTGCAGCAGGTGCAGCCGCTCTCACGGGTGCTCTACAAGTACATCGGGTTCGTCGCCACCCGCTAG